One region of Burkholderia pyrrocinia genomic DNA includes:
- a CDS encoding response regulator transcription factor: MDHPKRILIVEDDADIADVLSLHLRDERYEVVHSADGAEGLRLLEQGNWDALILDLMLPGVDGLEICRRARAMTRYTPIIITSARSSEVHRILGLELGADDYLAKPFSVLELVARVKALLRRVDALARDSRIDAGTLDIAGLSIDPIAREASVDGARIDLTPREFDLLYFFARHPGKVFSRMDLLNAVWGYRHEGYEHTVNTHINRLRAKIEADPAEPVRILTVWGRGYKLAAPGQRDAS; encoded by the coding sequence ATGGACCATCCGAAACGCATCCTGATCGTCGAGGACGACGCCGACATCGCCGACGTGCTGAGCCTGCACCTGCGCGACGAGCGCTACGAAGTCGTGCACAGCGCGGACGGCGCCGAAGGGCTGCGCCTGCTCGAACAGGGCAACTGGGACGCGCTGATCCTCGACCTGATGCTGCCGGGCGTCGATGGCCTCGAAATCTGCCGGCGCGCGCGTGCGATGACGCGCTATACGCCGATCATCATCACGAGCGCGCGGTCGAGCGAGGTGCACCGGATCCTCGGCCTCGAACTCGGCGCCGACGACTATCTGGCGAAGCCGTTCTCGGTGCTCGAACTCGTCGCGCGCGTGAAGGCGCTGCTGCGGCGCGTCGATGCGCTCGCGCGCGATTCGCGGATCGACGCGGGCACGCTCGACATCGCCGGGCTGTCGATCGACCCGATCGCGCGCGAGGCGAGCGTCGACGGCGCGCGCATCGACCTCACGCCGCGCGAATTCGACCTGCTGTATTTCTTCGCGCGGCACCCGGGCAAGGTGTTCTCGCGGATGGACCTGCTCAATGCCGTGTGGGGCTACCGGCACGAAGGCTACGAACACACGGTCAACACCCACATCAACCGGCTGCGCGCGAAGATCGAGGCCGATCCGGCCGAGCCCGTGCGAATCCTCACCGTGTGGGGACGCGGCTACAAGCTCGCCGCGCCGGGCCAGCGGGACGCGTCATGA
- a CDS encoding oxidoreductase gives MMSENPAIALVGPGAIGTTVAAALHEVGRTPTIFGRSAHEHLELRFDGGHIVVPGPVRTNPAEVENTFDLVFVAVKSTQVDAAASWLSALCGKKTVVCVLQNGVEQKTLFAPYVPDSLVLPSVVWFPAQREPDASVWLRGKARLTLPDTPESSIVLAALRGTRCSVDVVADFTSVAWRKLLQNAVAGLMVLAGRRAGMYSRTDVAGLALAYLQECLEVARAEGATLGDEVPQAIVDAFRSYPADLGTSILADRQAGRPLEWDSRNGVVQRCARSHGIPTPISDLVVPLLAAASDGPG, from the coding sequence ATGATGTCAGAAAATCCAGCGATCGCCCTCGTCGGGCCGGGGGCCATCGGCACGACTGTGGCGGCGGCCCTTCATGAGGTCGGACGCACACCGACCATTTTCGGCCGCTCAGCGCACGAACACCTGGAACTGCGCTTCGACGGCGGTCATATCGTGGTACCTGGACCTGTGCGAACCAATCCGGCCGAGGTCGAAAATACATTCGACCTGGTTTTTGTCGCGGTGAAATCAACACAGGTGGACGCGGCAGCGTCGTGGCTTTCTGCCCTGTGCGGGAAGAAGACTGTTGTCTGCGTGTTGCAAAACGGCGTTGAACAGAAAACGCTCTTCGCGCCTTACGTGCCCGACAGTCTAGTCTTACCTTCGGTGGTATGGTTCCCTGCCCAACGCGAACCTGACGCCTCGGTCTGGCTACGGGGCAAAGCGCGCCTTACATTGCCAGACACGCCGGAGAGCAGCATCGTCCTTGCGGCGTTGAGAGGCACGCGATGTTCGGTCGACGTCGTGGCCGACTTCACGTCCGTCGCGTGGCGCAAGCTTTTACAGAACGCGGTCGCCGGCTTAATGGTTCTCGCGGGGCGTCGCGCTGGCATGTATTCCCGCACCGACGTTGCCGGGCTGGCTCTAGCCTATTTGCAGGAGTGTCTTGAGGTTGCTCGGGCAGAGGGTGCGACGCTGGGCGACGAGGTCCCGCAGGCGATCGTGGATGCATTCCGTAGTTACCCGGCCGACCTGGGCACTTCGATCCTCGCCGACCGACAAGCTGGCCGTCCCCTTGAATGGGACAGCCGAAACGGAGTCGTGCAGCGTTGTGCTCGATCACACGGAATTCCTACGCCGATTAGCGATCTGGTCGTGCCACTTCTGGCAGCCGCGAGCGACGGCCCGGGTTAA
- a CDS encoding SGNH/GDSL hydrolase family protein yields the protein MLTLYKYALGPILLLQASWLRRTALRLPEANGPRGGAEGADDGSTEPLRILVVGDSSAAGVGVDEQEHALAQPVARLLARATGRRVEWQLIAKSGVNTEEALKLLTGSKIGPADYLVTALGTNDVTSQRKPGQFIRDYIALADHLGLHTGAAGIVVTGLPPLHILPAAPHPLRWYLGRYAVRLDRALQRWADLHPARRYVSLEWAANPAEMAIDRYHPGPNQYRRWAELVTEKILTLLGETNAPLHAGK from the coding sequence ATGTTGACGCTATATAAATACGCGCTTGGTCCGATCCTGCTGCTTCAGGCGAGCTGGTTGCGCCGAACCGCGCTGCGCCTGCCCGAGGCCAACGGTCCCCGCGGGGGGGCCGAGGGCGCGGATGATGGCTCGACGGAGCCCTTGCGCATTCTGGTGGTCGGCGATTCGTCGGCGGCAGGCGTGGGCGTGGACGAGCAGGAGCATGCACTGGCGCAGCCGGTTGCACGGCTCCTGGCACGCGCCACGGGCCGGCGGGTCGAATGGCAACTGATCGCGAAGTCCGGAGTCAATACGGAGGAGGCGTTGAAGCTGTTGACGGGCAGCAAGATCGGGCCGGCCGATTATCTCGTCACGGCACTCGGCACGAACGACGTCACGTCACAGCGCAAGCCGGGGCAATTCATCCGCGACTATATCGCGCTCGCGGATCATCTCGGACTGCACACCGGCGCCGCCGGCATCGTCGTGACAGGGTTGCCGCCGTTGCACATCCTGCCGGCCGCACCGCATCCGCTGCGGTGGTACCTCGGCCGCTACGCCGTTCGACTCGATCGGGCCTTGCAGCGCTGGGCCGACCTCCATCCCGCGCGACGCTACGTGTCGCTCGAGTGGGCCGCGAATCCCGCCGAGATGGCAATCGATCGGTACCATCCCGGGCCGAATCAATATCGTCGATGGGCCGAACTCGTCACCGAGAAAATTCTGACGTTGCTCGGCGAGACGAACGCGCCTTTACACGCGGGAAAGTAG
- a CDS encoding sensor histidine kinase, with amino-acid sequence MKLTLTQRLSLVFSILLLACSGASAWLQIRANDMREKEVVQGLSRDLAANIANSAPLMDANGLRPDAVRTLFGQLMGVNPSVEVYLLDNAGRIKGDDAPPGHVKRDRVDLAPVQRFIAGQPLPILGDDPRSPDARKVFSAAPLQRAGQPPSGYIYVVLLGEAHDRLAARVDAGNVLRTTLWSMAVVALLGLLAGLTAFSFITRPLRRLTDAMRRFDANGVPDTQPPVPRSPPGRRGDEIAVLESAFAQMADRIGDQWRALTHQDQQRRELITNISHDLRTPLTSLHGYLETLSLKSDALAEPERRRYLSIALAQSAKVGRLAQALFELARLESGGVQAEREPFSLVDLVQDVFQKFELAAQARGIVLHARIPPRVPVVSADLGMIERVLTNLLDNALRHTPSHGEVEVALEPRGDRVVVTVSDTGEGIPAARREGLFQRPQRPMSGGSVTSGGLGLLIVHRMLALNGSSIRLVDRAGRGAVFEFALAVASPVAGDAR; translated from the coding sequence ATGAAACTCACGCTCACCCAGCGGCTGTCGCTCGTGTTCTCGATCCTGCTGCTCGCATGCTCCGGCGCATCCGCGTGGCTGCAGATCCGCGCGAACGACATGCGCGAGAAGGAAGTCGTGCAGGGGCTGTCGCGCGACCTGGCCGCCAACATCGCCAACAGCGCGCCGCTGATGGACGCGAACGGGCTGCGCCCCGACGCCGTGCGCACGCTGTTCGGCCAGCTGATGGGCGTGAACCCGAGCGTCGAGGTGTACCTGCTCGACAACGCGGGGCGGATCAAGGGCGACGATGCGCCGCCTGGCCACGTGAAGCGCGACCGCGTCGATCTTGCTCCCGTGCAGCGGTTCATCGCGGGCCAGCCGCTGCCGATCCTCGGCGACGATCCGCGCAGCCCCGACGCGCGCAAGGTGTTCAGCGCCGCGCCGCTGCAGCGCGCCGGGCAGCCGCCGTCGGGCTATATCTACGTGGTGCTGCTCGGCGAGGCGCACGACCGGCTGGCCGCGCGCGTCGACGCCGGCAACGTGCTGCGCACGACGCTGTGGTCGATGGCGGTCGTCGCGCTGCTCGGCCTGCTCGCGGGTCTCACCGCGTTCAGCTTCATCACGCGCCCGCTGCGCCGGCTGACGGACGCGATGCGACGTTTCGACGCGAACGGCGTGCCCGACACGCAGCCGCCGGTGCCGCGCTCGCCGCCGGGCCGGCGCGGCGACGAAATCGCGGTGCTCGAATCCGCGTTCGCGCAGATGGCCGACCGGATCGGCGACCAGTGGCGCGCGCTGACGCACCAGGACCAGCAGCGGCGCGAACTGATCACGAACATCTCGCACGACCTGCGCACGCCGCTCACGTCGCTGCACGGCTATCTGGAGACCCTGTCGCTGAAGTCCGACGCGCTCGCCGAACCCGAACGGCGGCGCTACCTGTCGATCGCGCTCGCGCAGAGCGCGAAGGTCGGCCGGCTCGCGCAGGCGCTGTTCGAGCTCGCGCGGCTCGAATCGGGCGGCGTGCAGGCGGAGCGCGAGCCGTTCTCGCTGGTCGATCTCGTGCAGGACGTGTTCCAGAAATTCGAGCTGGCCGCGCAGGCGCGCGGCATCGTGCTGCATGCGCGGATCCCGCCGCGCGTGCCGGTCGTGTCGGCCGATCTCGGGATGATCGAGCGCGTGCTGACCAACCTGCTCGACAACGCGCTGCGGCACACGCCTTCGCACGGCGAGGTCGAGGTCGCGCTGGAGCCGCGGGGCGACCGCGTGGTCGTGACCGTGTCGGATACCGGCGAAGGGATTCCGGCGGCGCGCCGCGAAGGGCTGTTCCAGCGGCCGCAGCGGCCGATGAGCGGCGGCTCGGTGACGAGCGGCGGGCTCGGCCTGCTGATCGTGCACCGGATGCTGGCGCTCAACGGCAGCAGCATCCGGCTCGTCGACCGGGCCGGGCGTGGCGCGGTGTTCGAGTTTGCGCTGGCGGTCGCGTCGCCGGTGGCCGGCGACGCGCGCTGA
- a CDS encoding acyl-CoA desaturase, whose protein sequence is MMQTSGIQRAERLGIVKFRVWLLHAASLAIFVVPFTWGLAAAAIIGFFIRVFAWEGGSHRYFSHRAFSTSRAFQLVLALLAAAGGQRGPIWWAAHHREHHRHSDQPGDPHSPVQRGFWYAHVGWVLDQDKLDTDLDGAKDLARFPELVWVNKYHYLFPYLLLVGIFLLGQYTAVFGRTGLGMSAVVWVFFLSTLLSLHATFVVNTLTHARKPGWINQRRFDTPDTTTNSWLLAIPTMGASWHNNHHRYMNSARAGFYWWELDLTYCVLRLLAVIGIIWDLHPVPPKVLHEGKLGVAEAALERTSQSKYGKQR, encoded by the coding sequence ATGATGCAGACGTCTGGAATTCAGCGCGCCGAACGCCTCGGCATAGTCAAATTCCGCGTATGGCTGCTGCATGCGGCATCGCTGGCCATATTCGTCGTCCCGTTCACGTGGGGCCTGGCGGCCGCGGCAATCATCGGCTTCTTCATACGCGTATTCGCCTGGGAGGGAGGCTCACACCGATATTTCTCGCATCGCGCCTTCAGTACGTCGCGTGCGTTTCAGCTGGTGCTTGCGTTGCTCGCCGCCGCCGGCGGGCAACGTGGGCCGATCTGGTGGGCTGCGCATCATAGGGAGCATCACCGACACTCGGACCAGCCAGGCGATCCTCACTCCCCGGTCCAGCGCGGCTTCTGGTATGCGCATGTCGGCTGGGTGCTCGATCAGGACAAACTCGACACCGATCTCGACGGTGCGAAGGATCTTGCTCGCTTTCCGGAGTTGGTATGGGTCAACAAATATCACTACTTGTTTCCCTACCTTCTGCTCGTCGGCATTTTCCTGCTCGGCCAATACACCGCAGTGTTCGGGCGCACCGGCCTCGGTATGAGCGCGGTCGTCTGGGTCTTCTTTCTGAGCACGTTGTTATCGCTGCACGCCACGTTCGTCGTCAACACGCTAACGCATGCCCGCAAGCCGGGCTGGATCAATCAGCGCCGTTTCGACACGCCCGATACCACGACCAATTCGTGGCTGCTCGCGATCCCGACGATGGGCGCATCGTGGCACAACAATCACCATCGCTATATGAACTCGGCGCGCGCGGGCTTCTATTGGTGGGAACTGGATCTGACGTACTGCGTGCTGCGCCTGCTCGCGGTGATCGGCATTATCTGGGACCTTCATCCCGTTCCGCCCAAAGTGCTGCATGAAGGGAAGCTCGGCGTCGCCGAGGCGGCACTCGAACGCACATCGCAAAGCAAATACGGAAAGCAACGATGA
- a CDS encoding alpha/beta fold hydrolase: MINDVTLAGSPLAIKLYVHLLRGAFRLLQPIGPGLAARLALKIFLTPPATRASRWERKFEQEGTLDFVTIGNKRLRVLTHGTGDKTILLVHGWGSRGTHLGSYADALSKQGYRVCTMDGPAHGQSTGKGTDMMEFAQAIAAVSAHVGGVDIVVGHSFGAACTLLSISRFGLAATKLVLISCFSDAVFITDSFARFFRIKASVIHAMRVRLERRHRNAWRWDQIAPARLIRGFDRPILLIHDEDDDEVPFRQAQELHSNHIDARLFSTRKQGHRKILRDKTGIAATLAFLNEVA, encoded by the coding sequence ATGATCAACGATGTCACGCTGGCTGGAAGTCCACTCGCCATCAAGCTCTACGTCCATCTACTTAGGGGCGCCTTCCGGCTTCTACAACCGATCGGCCCGGGCCTCGCAGCGAGGCTCGCGCTCAAGATCTTTCTCACGCCGCCCGCGACCAGGGCGAGCCGCTGGGAACGGAAGTTCGAACAAGAGGGTACGCTCGATTTCGTAACGATCGGCAATAAGCGCTTGCGCGTGCTGACTCACGGCACCGGCGACAAGACCATCCTGCTTGTTCATGGATGGGGAAGTCGCGGCACCCATCTCGGCAGCTATGCCGACGCGCTCTCGAAGCAAGGCTACCGCGTTTGTACGATGGATGGCCCCGCGCACGGGCAATCGACGGGCAAGGGTACCGACATGATGGAGTTCGCACAGGCAATCGCCGCGGTTTCGGCCCACGTCGGGGGCGTCGATATCGTCGTAGGCCACTCCTTCGGAGCGGCTTGCACGCTGTTGTCGATCAGCAGGTTCGGCCTCGCCGCGACGAAGCTGGTGCTGATCAGCTGCTTTTCCGACGCCGTATTCATCACCGACTCTTTCGCGCGATTTTTCCGGATAAAGGCGTCTGTCATTCACGCAATGCGCGTACGACTCGAACGGCGACATCGGAATGCGTGGCGTTGGGACCAGATAGCGCCGGCGCGACTGATCCGTGGCTTCGATCGGCCGATACTGTTGATTCATGACGAGGACGACGACGAGGTGCCGTTCCGACAGGCGCAGGAACTCCATTCGAACCACATCGACGCAAGGCTTTTCTCGACACGGAAACAGGGCCACCGGAAGATCTTGCGCGACAAGACCGGCATTGCGGCCACGCTGGCCTTTCTGAACGAAGTCGCGTAG
- a CDS encoding AraC family transcriptional regulator, whose protein sequence is MLRDALLKPADSRRSGDRSPGAALPVMLREKCFSPAKLAVLLQVASDLGLDTGAVLAGTDLDPAAVADPFTVTSSQQFLTAAGNAIRAYGNPDLGVRVGRRLHASSYGMYGYAMLCSESMAHAFDSAVKYHQLANRMLEIRWVVQDDTVSWLFPDRETLPLPCLDESLYRFLIDMQFALHVTIIKDVMGAWCVPARAQFTQPEPPHAALLSDALECPLAFGQPRNVLDYPAAWLARAPQLANPITAAQVSSHCAQLLDELRSQSGITRRVYQELTRTPGHFPDIDAIADLLCITSRTLRRKLEAEGTSYSELLTSVRKALAIDYLSTTTLSIEDIALTLGFSDAVGFRHAFKRWTGTTPSDVRRKRGG, encoded by the coding sequence ATGCTGCGCGATGCGCTGTTGAAACCGGCGGATTCACGGCGCTCAGGCGATCGGTCGCCCGGCGCCGCGCTGCCCGTCATGCTGCGCGAGAAGTGCTTCTCGCCGGCCAAGCTCGCGGTCCTGCTGCAGGTCGCGTCGGACCTGGGGCTCGACACCGGCGCGGTGCTGGCGGGAACCGATCTCGATCCCGCTGCGGTCGCCGATCCGTTCACGGTGACGTCGTCGCAGCAATTCCTGACCGCCGCGGGCAACGCGATCCGCGCATATGGCAATCCGGACCTCGGCGTGCGGGTCGGGCGCCGGCTACACGCGTCGAGCTACGGGATGTACGGCTACGCGATGCTGTGCTCGGAATCGATGGCCCACGCGTTCGACTCGGCAGTCAAATATCACCAGCTCGCGAACCGCATGCTCGAGATTCGCTGGGTCGTGCAGGACGACACGGTGTCATGGCTGTTTCCCGATCGGGAAACCCTGCCGCTGCCCTGCCTCGACGAGTCGCTGTACCGCTTCCTGATCGACATGCAGTTCGCGCTGCACGTGACGATCATCAAGGATGTGATGGGTGCGTGGTGCGTGCCGGCGCGCGCACAGTTCACGCAGCCGGAGCCGCCGCATGCGGCGTTGCTGTCCGACGCGCTCGAATGCCCTCTCGCGTTCGGCCAGCCGCGCAACGTGCTCGACTACCCGGCTGCGTGGCTCGCGCGCGCGCCGCAGCTCGCGAATCCGATCACGGCCGCGCAGGTATCGTCGCACTGCGCGCAGTTGCTCGACGAATTGCGCAGCCAGTCGGGCATCACGCGACGCGTCTACCAGGAGCTCACCCGCACGCCGGGACACTTCCCGGACATCGACGCGATCGCGGACCTCCTCTGCATCACGTCACGCACGCTGCGCCGCAAGCTCGAAGCCGAAGGCACGTCGTACAGCGAACTGCTGACGAGCGTGCGCAAGGCGCTCGCGATCGACTATCTCAGCACCACCACGCTCAGCATCGAGGACATCGCGCTGACGCTCGGCTTCAGCGATGCGGTCGGATTCCGTCACGCGTTCAAGCGCTGGACCGGCACCACGCCGAGCGACGTGCGGCGCAAGCGCGGCGGCTGA